From Plasmodium malariae genome assembly, chromosome: 8:
aaattaatataaaaaagcatTTGTATATtgatgtaaatatatatatatatatatatactatatggTAACTTCACACACTTTCCTATCACAAcgtatatgaaaataatgcaTACGTACACATTAAAACTAAATTGAACTACTTAACTACATTCTGatgtcatatattttaatatggtTGATGATTTAAgagaaatatatgtttatatatgtatatatatatatataaaagaaaaaaaaaaaaaaaagttacacatagttaatttttaaaatataaacaaaatatattcttatttataaaatcaaaatataaattcgatcttaaaaaatgtaggaaattcatatgtatgaaaaaacaaattagcATAAAATACacacaaatgtatatatttgtatgtatatatacacatctATGCACTTGtaagtacatttatatatatgttatatccATACGCggcaaaatatattaacacaCGCCATagaaagcaaaaatatataaatgcaaaatatacatacacattttaattctccaaaattataattatatatataggaagatataatatgaataaccCTTTCCCGcaactttattattttccaaatttctacatataataaatatatttacttttaaatgtaaatggACATATAAAATGAGCATATGTCTCCCCTATTAAAATTGCCTTAAATTGAATTCAATTGAATTCACTTTAGTTTAATTTATCTCAATTcagtataatttaatttaactttttcttcctttttttctttttctttttcatcttctgtttcttttctttttttttttttttcttttggaCTTTCGCTATTCCCCATTTGATCAACTAACTCATGTGTAACTATTGCTAATATAATTCATCTTTGCATATATCATAACAATTTATTCTTACCCAATATGTCAAATAATGAGTATACACATTTTTCGCCTTTTGGTATAATTAAAGGACGTTTTTGAATAACCAAAATACACAATCTTTCTATGACATAAATAATCGTTCCCAGAGATACCTATTATTTtactgtaattttttattttcaaatatactttcatttgtaattatattagtTGATTGTTTCGGTTTATCACTTCTGGCTTTGCATAGGCTCTCACAATTGTTGCTTCCACCATCGTTGTTATTACTATGATTACTGAACTTATGATTATTATCGAGGTCGTTTCCTTTAGAATCGCTGTTACCACTACCGCGTATGTTATCATTTCCACTACTATTGTTATCATTGATATACAAATAATCCCtcttaatatcatttttcaCGGAATAAGTAGCACTATCGTTTGTTGCAGTCAATTCTGAGTCCATCTCCTTTTCATGCTCATTCGAATTCTCACTCACATTCAAATTCGCATTTTCATCTACGTTATTATGCACCTCTACTGTGTCATTACACACATCTTGAcctttatcatttttttttttttccttgctGTCATAACTTTTCAACCACTGTAATTTGtcgaaaaaatatttttttaccgTACTTTGTCTTTTCGGAAGGTTTTTTGATTCGTTACTCGCGTCGTTACTTAAACCGTTTATCACATCATTACCCATATCGTTTATAATATCGTTACTGACAACGTTACATGTACCATTATTTGAGCTACCTTCAATAGAACTATACATAATCTCCGATAACGTATCATTATTGCTTCCTCTATTTATGGTATTACTACGCGTACTACTAATACTATTACGCCCTTCTTCATTATCATAGTTTTTTGACTTCTTTCTAGTACTCTCTTTTTCATTGTCACTATCTCTATTTATACTAGTgcttttattactattgcttCCATTGCTATAACTTGCATTAactttttcataaattcttttttcaatcTTTTTTGATACACTTTTACTGTTCCTGTTACTGGAATCATGTGAACTGTTACTATACCTAGCACTCTCATCcatgcatatattttctttattactaacatttttacaaatataatcCTTCTTTATGATTGATGAAGTAGAAGAAGAATGCTCAATATCTTTCAGCTTTTGTTCTTCTTTAGGTTTCTTAATATTACTGTTAATATCAATTGGAGGTTCTTCTCTTATATTAGCCGTGAAATCATTTCTACCAGAATTTATTCCATGAAGATTATTTATACTAGAACATAATTcacttaaattattaattatattttcagaAAACCCTCTTCTATGACCACCtgtgttactattattaacGTTATTAACAAATACATTTGCACTATCAAAATGGATGGGTGTTCCTATACTGTTTGATGTTGTGAATGTATTTGGAGAAGGAACTGAATTGGGAACATGCATTATATTTTGACTACGTATTGTAGTTGGGGCACGTATTTCTATTGGAGCATGGACTGTAATTGGAGTACGGGATGTATTGGTTGAACGGACTGTATTGTTAGAACGGATTGCACTGCTTGTGCGAACTGAACTCGGAACACGTACTACACTGGTAGCACGAAGTATACTTGGACCACGAAGTATACTTGGACCACGAAGTACATTCGGACCATGGACTCCATTTGAAGCACGAACTACATTCGGACCATGGACTGCATTTGAAGCACCGAAGATGTTTGCTGTGCCAATAACAGTAGATGCATCAAAAACATTTTCAGTTATGTGGGATCTATTACTTGAGTTTTCATAAAAACGCCCACTCATATTTGCACCGTTActcttattaatattattattaacattgttgttattattaatcgTATCATTAATGGTATCATTAATGCTATTATCAATGTTATTATCACCACTACTGATGTTATTGTTTTCTTCCCCATTGACTGCGTTACTTCCATTTGAattgctatttttatttttgtaagcGTTTTCACTGTTATCCTTACCCTGGTTGTAATCATTACGTCTGACTGTGTTACTATGACTGTGTGTGTTCTGGTTACTACCGCTGTtattactgctattattattcatattgcTATTTTGACCATTACTCTCACAATCGTTATtcttattactgttattgctattacttttattattaccattacttttattattaccattacttttattattactattactacaattattactattactacaattattactattactacaactattagtattattaccattattattatcatcttTATCATCATCACCATCCTTCTTCTTTGGTATGTTTCTCTCATTTGGGGAACGACAATT
This genomic window contains:
- the PmUG01_08020100 gene encoding E3 ubiquitin-protein ligase, putative produces the protein MNQVDDYDYFCHSCEDVKRTSDIEIIYDGEIKCKSCNNVGFVEKIDEDDPISFHSINTNREGRNTVGGRYFNNNNNLNNNYNNRSAFTSNNSSAFNTSANMNANQNTNMNTNMNANMNTNMNTNMNANMNANMNASANDNIFSDLMLFRNMYQQMFNTSFRPADADIHFTANFGTPINENGASDNTVRSDGGNRVFVGRNYSYNNNNNNNNSNYNTESSNDTNNMNSHINTNVNANVNATSSTNSYRNNYNNNYSNSNANNFTNSYASNYANSYANSYTSSNSVNPRNPRIITRAIDITNVPFNSLIRQNFQDIIDNILANSFDHISLDQVLTVIMESDPSRNGPPPASEEVIKNLKVDILTSERAKELESCAICREEYKENDEVHRITDNERCRHVFHCSCIIPWLKERNSCPTCRFELPTDDQEYNCKREELRERINSEISRNNSFSNSNNPNESTNGSGNAAALNGSSNEARNYAINEDSSDKVNSKDESNDRGKANKDDNNGNNVNNVNIVSNVSNDNNGSNNSNDINGKEPGDRDASGKNVNENESGKNVTPNRTGNVENAVDETRYVHFTDEYDINHLEGFAASQTSSILQNFFNRFITGNNDSNRVNRIYTPTHTFIRSSNRNSDTRNTYEQSQVRPGENPFEGNCRSPNERNIPKKKDGDDDKDDNNNGNNTNSCSNSNNCSNSNNCSNSNNKSNGNNKSNGNNKSNSNNSNKNNDCESNGQNSNMNNNSSNNSGSNQNTHSHSNTVRRNDYNQGKDNSENAYKNKNSNSNGSNAVNGEENNNISSGDNNIDNSINDTINDTINNNNNVNNNINKSNGANMSGRFYENSSNRSHITENVFDASTVIGTANIFGASNAVHGPNVVRASNGVHGPNVLRGPSILRGPSILRATSVVRVPSSVRTSSAIRSNNTVRSTNTSRTPITVHAPIEIRAPTTIRSQNIMHVPNSVPSPNTFTTSNSIGTPIHFDSANVFVNNVNNSNTGGHRRGFSENIINNLSELCSSINNLHGINSGRNDFTANIREEPPIDINSNIKKPKEEQKLKDIEHSSSTSSIIKKDYICKNVSNKENICMDESARYSNSSHDSSNRNSKSVSKKIEKRIYEKVNASYSNGSNSNKSTSINRDSDNEKESTRKKSKNYDNEEGRNSISSTRSNTINRGSNNDTLSEIMYSSIEGSSNNGTCNVVSNDIINDMGNDVINGLSNDASNESKNLPKRQSTVKKYFFDKLQWLKSYDSKEKKKNDKGQDVCNDTVEVHNNVDENANLNVSENSNEHEKEMDSELTATNDSATYSVKNDIKRDYLYINDNNSSGNDNIRGSGNSDSKGNDLDNNHKFSNHSNNNDGGSNNCESLCKARSDKPKQSTNIITNESIFENKKLQ